In Agarivorans gilvus, one genomic interval encodes:
- a CDS encoding F0F1 ATP synthase subunit epsilon → MAAMTVHLDVVSAEEKIFSGRVEHLRVTGEEGELGVLYGHAPLLTPIKPGMVRMVKQHGHEEVIYISGGFLEVQPGNVTVLADTAIRGEELDKAKAKQAKQAAEDRISNPNSDVDFAKAQVELAKAMAQLRVIEILGKNVR, encoded by the coding sequence ATGGCAGCGATGACAGTTCACTTGGATGTGGTGAGCGCCGAAGAGAAAATTTTCTCTGGCCGCGTTGAGCACTTACGAGTAACCGGTGAAGAGGGTGAGTTGGGTGTGTTATATGGACACGCCCCATTACTAACTCCAATTAAGCCTGGTATGGTTCGCATGGTGAAGCAGCATGGTCACGAAGAGGTAATTTATATCTCGGGTGGTTTCTTGGAAGTACAACCAGGAAATGTAACTGTGTTGGCTGATACCGCGATTCGAGGCGAAGAACTCGATAAAGCCAAGGCCAAACAAGCTAAACAAGCTGCAGAGGATCGCATTAGCAATCCCAACAGCGATGTGGATTTTGCAAAAGCTCAAGTTGAACTCGCGAAAGCGATGGCACAGCTTCGTGTTATTGAAATCCTCGGTAAAAATGTTCGTTAA
- the atpD gene encoding F0F1 ATP synthase subunit beta: MSNGNIVQVIGAVVDVEFPHDSVPKVYNALEVQGEDLVLEVQQQIGGGVVRCICMGASEGLRRGLEVVDTGDAIKVPVGEGTLGRIMNVLGHTIDHKGEIETDEFYKIHRAAPTYEEQSNTSELLETGVKVIDLICPFAKGGKIGLFGGAGVGKTVNMMELINNIAKAHSGLSVFAGVGERTREGNDFYYEMEEAGVLDKVAMVYGQMNEPPGNRLRVALTGLTMAEKFRDEGKDVLLFIDNIYRYTLAGTEVSALLGRMPSAVGYQPTLAEEMGVLQERITSTKTGSITSIQAVYVPADDLTDPSPATTFAHLDATVTLNRSIAAMGLYPAIDPLDSNSRQLDPLIVGQEHYDVARGVQGVLQRYKELKDIIAILGMDELSEEDKQTVARARKIEKFLTQDYHVAEVFTGNPGKLIPLKDTIRSFKGLLAGDYDDIPEQAFLYAGDIDDVLERAKNM, translated from the coding sequence ATGAGTAACGGTAACATCGTCCAAGTAATTGGCGCTGTTGTGGACGTTGAATTTCCACATGACAGTGTACCCAAGGTATACAATGCTCTAGAAGTTCAAGGCGAAGACTTAGTTCTTGAAGTTCAACAGCAAATTGGTGGTGGTGTAGTTCGTTGTATCTGTATGGGTGCATCAGAAGGCTTACGCCGCGGCCTAGAAGTGGTTGATACGGGTGACGCGATTAAAGTTCCTGTGGGTGAAGGCACCCTTGGGCGCATTATGAACGTACTAGGTCATACCATTGACCACAAAGGTGAAATTGAAACTGATGAGTTTTATAAAATTCACCGTGCTGCTCCTACTTATGAAGAGCAGTCAAACACTAGCGAATTGCTAGAAACAGGCGTAAAAGTTATTGACTTGATTTGTCCATTCGCTAAGGGTGGTAAAATTGGTCTATTCGGTGGTGCCGGTGTAGGTAAAACCGTAAACATGATGGAGTTAATCAACAACATCGCTAAAGCTCACTCAGGTTTGTCTGTGTTTGCTGGTGTTGGTGAGCGTACTCGTGAAGGTAATGACTTCTACTACGAGATGGAAGAAGCCGGGGTACTTGATAAAGTAGCCATGGTTTACGGTCAGATGAACGAGCCACCAGGAAACCGTCTACGGGTTGCCCTAACTGGCTTGACCATGGCGGAAAAATTCCGTGATGAAGGTAAAGACGTATTGTTGTTCATCGACAACATTTACCGTTACACCTTGGCCGGTACCGAAGTATCAGCACTACTTGGCCGTATGCCATCAGCGGTAGGTTATCAGCCTACATTGGCTGAAGAAATGGGTGTACTGCAAGAGCGTATTACTTCAACTAAGACGGGCTCTATTACCTCTATTCAAGCGGTATATGTACCTGCGGATGACTTAACTGACCCATCTCCAGCGACTACTTTCGCTCACTTAGATGCAACCGTTACGCTAAACCGTAGCATTGCGGCCATGGGTTTATACCCAGCAATTGACCCATTGGATTCAAACTCTCGTCAGTTAGATCCTCTAATTGTTGGTCAAGAGCACTATGACGTGGCTCGTGGTGTGCAAGGCGTACTACAACGCTATAAAGAATTGAAAGATATTATTGCGATTCTAGGTATGGATGAATTGTCTGAAGAAGACAAACAAACCGTAGCTCGCGCGCGTAAGATCGAGAAATTCTTAACTCAAGATTATCACGTAGCAGAAGTGTTCACCGGTAACCCTGGTAAACTGATTCCGCTTAAAGATACCATTCGTAGTTTCAAAGGCCTATTGGCTGGTGATTACGATGATATTCCTGAGCAAGCGTTCTTGTATGCAGGCGATATTGATGACGTGCTTGAGCGCGCCAAAAATATGTAA
- the atpG gene encoding F0F1 ATP synthase subunit gamma, which translates to MAGAKEIKGKIGSVQNTQKITNAMQMVAASKMRRSQDRMESSRPYAVAMRKVIGHIALGKLEYKHPYAIEREAKRVGYIVVSTDRGLCGGLNINLFKKAVTDMQQWRDKGAEVDLAVIGSKATAFFDSHGGNVVAQNSGLGDNPTVEELIGTVKVMLEAYDEGKLDRIYVVYNKFVNTMVQEPKIDQLLPLPKADDPEIASRSWDYLYEPSAEEILDGLLFRYIESQVYQGVVENLACEQAARMVAMKAATDNAGSLIDELQLVYNKERQAAITQELSEISAGAAAV; encoded by the coding sequence ATGGCCGGCGCTAAAGAGATTAAAGGTAAGATTGGCAGTGTTCAAAACACTCAAAAAATTACCAATGCGATGCAAATGGTGGCTGCAAGTAAGATGCGACGTTCTCAAGATCGCATGGAAAGCAGTCGTCCCTATGCCGTCGCGATGCGCAAAGTAATTGGTCATATCGCGCTAGGCAAACTCGAGTATAAGCATCCTTATGCTATTGAACGAGAAGCCAAGCGTGTAGGTTATATCGTGGTCTCTACTGACCGTGGTTTGTGTGGTGGCTTAAACATTAACTTGTTTAAGAAAGCTGTCACCGACATGCAACAGTGGAGAGATAAAGGGGCTGAAGTCGACCTAGCTGTTATTGGCAGCAAGGCCACCGCCTTTTTTGATAGCCACGGTGGAAATGTTGTAGCTCAAAATTCTGGCTTGGGTGATAACCCAACCGTTGAAGAGCTTATTGGTACCGTGAAAGTGATGTTAGAAGCCTACGATGAAGGCAAGCTAGATCGCATTTATGTTGTCTACAACAAGTTTGTAAACACCATGGTACAAGAACCAAAGATTGACCAATTATTGCCGCTGCCTAAAGCAGATGATCCAGAAATTGCGTCTCGCAGCTGGGATTACTTATACGAGCCAAGTGCCGAAGAGATACTCGACGGATTACTATTTCGTTATATCGAATCCCAAGTTTACCAAGGCGTGGTGGAAAACCTAGCCTGTGAACAAGCTGCACGAATGGTTGCAATGAAAGCGGCAACCGATAATGCGGGTAGTCTGATTGACGAACTTCAGTTGGTTTACAACAAAGAACGTCAAGCTGCGATTACTCAAGAATTGAGCGAAATTTCTGCGGGAGCTGCTGCCGTTTAA
- the atpA gene encoding F0F1 ATP synthase subunit alpha, whose protein sequence is MQLNSTEISELIKKRIEQFEVVSEARNEGTIVSVSDGILRINGLADVMQGEMIELPGNRYAIALNLERDSVGAVVMGPYADLAEGDKVKSSGRILEVPVGRGLLGRVLNTLGEPIDGKGAVEHDGYSPIEVIAPGVMERKSVDKPVQTGIKAIDSMIPIGRGQRELIIGDRQIGKTAIAVDTIINQKNSGIKCVYVAIGQKASTIASVVRKLEEYGAMEYTTIVAASASDSAALQYLAPYAGCTMGEYFRDRGEDALIIYDDLSKQAVAYRQISLLLRRPPGREAYPGDVFYLHSRLLERASQVNEKYVEEFTKGDVKGKSGSLTALPIIETQAGDVSAFVPTNVISITDGQIFLTGQLFNSGTRPAVDPGISVSRVGGAAQTKIIKKLSGGIRTALAQYRELAAFSQFASDLDDATRKQLDHGQKVTELMKQKQFSPLSVAEQALGLYAAEKGFLADVEIDKVVDFETALLAYANNEYADLLATINEKGDYSDEIDAAIKGLLESFKSTQSW, encoded by the coding sequence ATGCAACTGAATTCCACTGAAATAAGCGAACTGATCAAAAAACGTATTGAGCAGTTTGAAGTTGTCAGTGAAGCTCGTAACGAAGGTACTATCGTTTCTGTAAGTGACGGTATTCTTCGCATTAATGGTCTTGCTGATGTAATGCAAGGCGAAATGATTGAGCTTCCTGGTAACCGTTATGCTATCGCATTAAACCTAGAGCGTGATTCTGTAGGTGCGGTAGTAATGGGTCCTTATGCTGATTTGGCTGAGGGCGACAAAGTTAAAAGTTCTGGTCGTATTTTGGAAGTACCAGTAGGTCGTGGCCTACTAGGACGGGTACTGAATACACTAGGTGAACCTATTGACGGTAAAGGTGCAGTAGAGCACGATGGCTATTCGCCAATCGAAGTGATTGCCCCTGGCGTTATGGAGCGTAAATCGGTAGATAAACCTGTACAAACAGGGATTAAAGCCATCGACTCTATGATTCCAATTGGTCGTGGTCAACGTGAGTTGATTATTGGTGACCGTCAGATCGGTAAAACAGCGATCGCTGTTGATACCATCATTAACCAAAAAAATTCTGGCATTAAGTGTGTTTACGTAGCGATTGGCCAAAAAGCCTCTACTATCGCTAGCGTAGTACGTAAGCTTGAAGAATACGGCGCAATGGAATACACCACCATTGTTGCAGCTTCTGCATCTGATTCAGCCGCACTACAATACCTTGCTCCTTATGCAGGTTGTACCATGGGCGAATATTTCCGTGACCGCGGTGAAGATGCGCTTATCATTTATGATGACTTATCTAAGCAAGCTGTTGCTTACCGCCAAATTTCATTGCTACTACGTCGTCCACCGGGCCGTGAAGCCTACCCTGGTGACGTATTCTACCTACACTCTCGTTTGCTAGAACGTGCGTCTCAAGTTAACGAAAAATACGTAGAAGAGTTCACTAAAGGTGACGTAAAAGGTAAATCAGGTTCTTTAACTGCCTTGCCGATTATTGAAACCCAAGCCGGTGACGTATCAGCCTTCGTACCTACCAACGTAATTTCGATTACCGACGGTCAGATCTTCTTGACTGGCCAGTTATTTAACTCTGGTACTCGTCCTGCGGTAGACCCAGGTATTTCGGTATCTCGGGTAGGTGGTGCAGCACAAACTAAGATCATTAAGAAACTTTCTGGTGGTATTCGTACCGCATTGGCACAGTATCGTGAACTGGCAGCCTTCTCACAGTTTGCTTCTGACTTAGATGATGCAACCCGTAAACAGCTAGACCACGGTCAAAAAGTAACTGAGCTAATGAAGCAGAAGCAATTCAGCCCATTATCTGTTGCTGAACAAGCCTTGGGTCTATATGCCGCTGAGAAAGGTTTTTTAGCTGACGTAGAAATCGATAAAGTTGTTGATTTTGAAACAGCGTTGCTAGCTTACGCTAACAACGAATATGCCGATCTATTAGCCACTATTAACGAAAAAGGCGATTACAGCGACGAGATTGATGCTGCAATTAAAGGCTTGTTAGAAAGCTTTAAATCGACTCAATCTTGGTAA
- the atpH gene encoding F0F1 ATP synthase subunit delta, protein MAELTTIARPYAKAAFDFAVEQKALEQWTEMLSFVAEVATNEKIAVLLRKESADTLVNLFTTVCAEQLNENGLNLIKLMAENGRLNALPAVLALFLEYKAELAKEITANVVSATELDAAQQAQISASLEQRLARKVKLNCSVDASLMAGVIIQAGDLVIDSSVKGQLAKLSETLQA, encoded by the coding sequence ATGGCTGAATTAACCACCATTGCTCGTCCCTACGCTAAAGCTGCGTTTGATTTTGCCGTTGAGCAGAAAGCCTTAGAGCAGTGGACCGAAATGTTGAGTTTTGTTGCTGAAGTGGCAACAAACGAAAAAATTGCGGTTTTGCTGAGAAAGGAATCTGCGGATACCTTAGTGAATTTATTCACCACCGTATGCGCAGAACAGCTTAACGAAAACGGTCTCAATTTGATTAAATTAATGGCCGAAAACGGACGTTTGAACGCGTTGCCTGCTGTGTTAGCTCTGTTCTTGGAGTATAAGGCCGAATTGGCCAAGGAAATAACCGCTAACGTTGTTTCTGCTACCGAGTTAGATGCCGCGCAGCAAGCGCAAATTAGTGCTTCCTTAGAACAGCGTTTAGCACGCAAAGTGAAGCTTAACTGTAGTGTTGATGCCTCACTAATGGCCGGGGTGATTATTCAAGCCGGTGACTTAGTGATTGATAGCTCTGTTAAAGGGCAATTGGCAAAACTTTCTGAAACACTGCAAGCGTAA
- the atpF gene encoding F0F1 ATP synthase subunit B, with translation MNINATMLGQAISFAIFCWFCVKYVWPPLIDAIEARQKKIADGLADAERAGKDLQLAQAKASEQMKEAKSEAAVIIEQANKRKNQIIDEAKELANIERDKIIAQGNAEVEAERNRAREELRAQVAALAIAGAEKILEHSIDKEANKHIVDKLVAELK, from the coding sequence GTGAATATCAATGCAACCATGTTAGGACAAGCTATATCGTTTGCGATCTTTTGTTGGTTCTGCGTTAAGTACGTTTGGCCACCACTAATCGATGCGATAGAAGCTCGTCAAAAGAAAATTGCGGATGGTTTAGCTGACGCTGAACGTGCCGGAAAAGATCTTCAATTAGCTCAAGCTAAAGCCTCTGAGCAAATGAAAGAAGCTAAGTCCGAAGCTGCTGTTATTATTGAGCAAGCAAACAAACGCAAAAATCAAATTATCGACGAAGCAAAAGAGTTGGCTAACATTGAGCGTGACAAAATCATTGCTCAAGGTAACGCTGAAGTTGAAGCGGAACGGAATCGCGCTCGTGAAGAGTTGCGGGCACAAGTTGCTGCTTTAGCCATCGCTGGCGCTGAGAAAATTCTCGAGCATTCAATCGACAAAGAAGCCAACAAGCATATTGTTGATAAGCTAGTCGCTGAGCTGAAATAG
- the atpE gene encoding F0F1 ATP synthase subunit C: METVVGLTIIAVAIMLSMAALGTAIGFALLGGKLLEASARQPELAPALQTKMFIIAGLLDAISMIAVGIALFFVFANPFVALLG; this comes from the coding sequence ATGGAAACTGTTGTTGGTTTAACTATTATCGCTGTTGCAATCATGCTGAGCATGGCCGCTCTTGGTACTGCTATTGGTTTCGCACTGCTTGGTGGTAAGTTGTTAGAAGCATCAGCCCGTCAGCCTGAGCTAGCCCCTGCACTACAAACTAAAATGTTTATTATTGCCGGTCTTCTAGATGCGATCTCAATGATTGCCGTGGGTATTGCGTTATTCTTCGTATTCGCTAACCCCTTCGTTGCTTTATTGGGCTAA
- the atpB gene encoding F0F1 ATP synthase subunit A, whose translation MAAEGNVSGYIQHHLTNAQMCMADGGLAFNHACHDAGFWTWHIDSLLFSVGLGALFLFIFYKAGQKATTGVPGKFQCFVEMMVEFVDGAVRDAFHRTDRVIAPIGLTIFVWIFLMNLMDLIPVDFVPHVAGLMGAEYFKIVPTTDLNITLGMSIAVFGLIIFYSIKVKGLKGFTKELTLNPFNHWLMIPFNFLLESVTLLAKPFSLALRLFGNLYAGELIFILIAALVPLWAQWLCLFHGLFSIFWSLCFRRLFS comes from the coding sequence ATGGCTGCTGAAGGTAACGTTTCAGGCTATATCCAGCACCACCTGACAAACGCGCAAATGTGTATGGCCGATGGTGGCTTGGCATTTAATCACGCTTGTCATGATGCAGGGTTCTGGACTTGGCACATTGATTCACTCCTGTTTTCAGTTGGCTTGGGAGCTTTGTTCTTATTTATTTTTTATAAGGCAGGGCAAAAAGCAACAACTGGTGTACCTGGCAAATTTCAGTGTTTTGTTGAAATGATGGTTGAGTTTGTTGATGGGGCGGTACGTGATGCCTTCCATCGCACCGACCGTGTTATTGCACCAATTGGATTAACCATTTTTGTGTGGATTTTCCTCATGAATTTAATGGATTTAATCCCCGTTGACTTTGTACCCCACGTCGCCGGACTTATGGGCGCTGAGTACTTTAAGATTGTACCGACAACTGATTTAAACATAACTCTGGGGATGTCTATCGCCGTGTTTGGTTTAATCATTTTCTACAGTATTAAAGTAAAAGGACTGAAAGGCTTCACAAAAGAGCTTACGCTCAATCCTTTCAACCATTGGTTAATGATTCCCTTCAACTTCTTGTTGGAGTCGGTCACTTTATTGGCCAAGCCTTTCTCACTCGCTTTGCGTCTGTTCGGTAACCTGTATGCAGGTGAATTGATCTTTATTCTTATTGCTGCACTTGTTCCTTTATGGGCTCAATGGCTTTGTCTGTTCCATGGGCTATTTTCCATATTTTGGTCATTGTGCTTCAGGCGTTTATTTTCATGA
- a CDS encoding ATP synthase subunit I: MSGSLTTEVRLKALYFVIFQTGFVALLTLKSGLFFDRDIAISVLLGGIIFLLPNTLFTLMAFMFVGARHRKYVVLSFYLGEVVKLSLTAIMFILVFVLLDVEPLALLLGFILSTLTQWTASIFLSNKNRMINGC, from the coding sequence ATGTCTGGGTCTTTAACAACAGAAGTGCGCCTTAAGGCGTTGTATTTTGTTATTTTTCAGACAGGGTTTGTCGCACTGCTAACACTAAAAAGTGGCTTGTTTTTTGACAGAGATATTGCCATTTCCGTGTTGCTCGGAGGGATTATCTTTCTACTACCTAATACTTTGTTTACCCTTATGGCATTTATGTTTGTAGGCGCTAGGCATAGGAAGTATGTAGTACTAAGTTTCTATCTGGGAGAAGTCGTTAAACTTTCTCTTACAGCCATCATGTTTATACTGGTATTTGTCTTGCTTGATGTAGAGCCTTTGGCACTCTTGCTTGGTTTTATACTCAGTACCCTAACGCAATGGACTGCCTCTATTTTTCTTAGTAACAAAAATAGGATGATAAATGGCTGCTGA
- a CDS encoding ParA family protein, which produces MGRVIAVANQKGGVGKTTTSVNLAASMAATKRKVLLIDLDPQGNATMGSGVDKYDVPKTAYELLIDEEPIAQVTVKDTSGFFDLIAANSDVTAAEIKLMEFFAREVRLRNALAPVRDYYDYIFIDCPPSLNMLTVNAMAAADSVLVPMQCEYYALEGLTALIDTISKLASVVNPELQVEGILRTMFDPRNRLASDVSDQLKQHFGKKVYRTVIPRNVRLAEAPSFGKPAMYYDKTSNGSKAYLALAGEIIRRHEEENQAVAVD; this is translated from the coding sequence GTGGGCAGAGTAATAGCGGTTGCCAACCAGAAAGGTGGCGTAGGTAAAACAACAACCAGCGTAAATTTAGCGGCATCCATGGCGGCCACTAAGCGCAAAGTGTTGCTTATTGACCTTGACCCACAGGGTAATGCCACTATGGGCAGTGGTGTCGATAAATATGACGTGCCTAAAACGGCCTATGAATTATTGATTGATGAAGAACCCATTGCTCAAGTAACGGTGAAAGACACCAGTGGTTTCTTCGATCTCATCGCAGCTAATTCTGATGTTACTGCTGCAGAAATTAAACTAATGGAATTCTTTGCGCGTGAAGTTCGTCTGCGTAATGCCCTTGCTCCGGTAAGAGATTATTACGATTACATCTTCATTGATTGTCCCCCTTCGTTAAACATGTTGACCGTGAATGCCATGGCTGCAGCTGATAGTGTACTCGTGCCAATGCAGTGTGAGTATTATGCTTTAGAAGGCTTAACCGCCTTGATTGACACTATTAGTAAACTGGCCTCGGTGGTTAATCCTGAGCTACAAGTGGAAGGGATCTTACGTACCATGTTCGATCCACGTAATCGACTGGCCTCAGATGTCAGTGATCAGCTTAAACAGCATTTTGGTAAAAAAGTATACCGTACTGTGATCCCAAGAAACGTTCGTTTAGCTGAAGCCCCTAGTTTTGGTAAGCCAGCCATGTATTATGATAAAACCTCTAATGGCTCTAAAGCTTATTTGGCTTTAGCCGGCGAAATCATTCGTCGACACGAAGAAGAAAACCAAGCAGTGGCTGTTGATTAA
- the rsmG gene encoding 16S rRNA (guanine(527)-N(7))-methyltransferase RsmG — protein MLKSRLESLLAQTSLQLTELQISQLVTLVEQLDKWNKAYNLTSVRDPMEMLVKHILDSLVVSPYLQGERFIDVGTGPGLPGLPLAIINPDKQFVLLDSLGKRITFIRQVCHLLKLDNVTAVQSRVEKYQPEQLFDGVISRAFASLQDMLNWCYHLPANNGKFYALKGLVPEQELENLAEGLKLQRIESLVVPELEGQRHLVIIDKNNP, from the coding sequence GTGTTAAAATCACGTTTAGAAAGCTTATTAGCACAAACTTCTTTGCAGCTCACCGAGCTACAAATCTCTCAATTGGTGACGCTAGTTGAGCAATTGGATAAATGGAACAAGGCTTACAATCTTACTTCGGTTAGAGATCCTATGGAGATGTTGGTAAAACACATCCTCGATAGTTTGGTGGTAAGTCCTTACTTACAAGGTGAACGTTTTATTGACGTGGGAACAGGGCCTGGCCTGCCAGGCTTGCCTTTAGCCATTATTAATCCCGATAAGCAATTTGTATTGTTAGACAGCTTAGGTAAACGGATTACCTTTATTCGCCAAGTTTGCCACTTACTCAAACTAGACAACGTTACAGCGGTGCAAAGTCGTGTAGAAAAATACCAACCCGAGCAACTATTTGATGGTGTAATAAGCAGAGCCTTCGCTTCTTTACAAGATATGCTCAACTGGTGTTATCACCTGCCTGCAAATAATGGTAAATTCTATGCATTAAAAGGCTTAGTGCCTGAGCAAGAGCTAGAAAACCTGGCCGAAGGGCTAAAATTGCAGCGTATCGAGAGTTTAGTTGTTCCCGAGCTTGAAGGTCAGCGTCATCTAGTTATTATTGATAAAAATAACCCTTAG
- the mnmG gene encoding tRNA uridine-5-carboxymethylaminomethyl(34) synthesis enzyme MnmG, with protein MFYKQQYDVIVIGGGHAGTEAAAAAARMGQNTLLLTHNIETLGQMSCNPAIGGIGKGHLVKEIDALGGLMAQAADSAGIQFRTLNSSKGPAVRATRAQADRVLYRAAIRTRLENQENLTIFQQACDDLIVENDQVVGVVTQIGLELRARSVVLTVGTFLGGMIHIGLNHHSGGRAGDPPSLALAQRLRELPLRVDRLKTGTPPRIDARSIDFSQMQAQPGDTPTPVFSFLGKVTDHPQQIPCYITHTNENTHDIIRGGLDRSPMFTGVIEGTGPRYCPSIEDKVTRFADKNSHQIFIEPEGLTTHEVYPNGISTSLPFDVQVALVHSMKGLENAHITRPGYAIEYDFFDPRDLKQSLENKYLKGLFFAGQINGTTGYEEAGAQGLIAGANAALYAQGKEAWSPRRDQAYMGVLIDDLATLGTKEPYRMFTSRAEYRLLLREDNADVRLTEQGHQLGLVDEQRWQLFNQKMEAVEQERQRLKDTWVHTASTQLADLNPLLKNPITREHSLEELIRRPELSYQQLMQIEGFGPGLDLPAAAEQVEIQIKYDGYIKRQLEEIKKTQKHENTLLPVDLDYSKISGLSNEVVAKLSNARPETIGKAARISGVTPAAVSLLLVYLKKHDLARKSA; from the coding sequence ATGTTCTATAAACAACAATATGACGTAATAGTGATCGGTGGTGGTCATGCAGGAACAGAAGCGGCTGCAGCTGCGGCACGCATGGGTCAAAACACCTTGCTGCTTACGCATAACATAGAAACATTAGGACAAATGTCTTGTAACCCCGCAATTGGTGGTATTGGTAAAGGTCATCTAGTTAAAGAAATTGATGCGCTAGGTGGCTTAATGGCTCAAGCAGCAGATTCAGCAGGGATCCAATTTAGAACTCTAAACTCTTCTAAAGGCCCCGCAGTACGAGCCACCCGCGCTCAGGCTGATCGTGTTTTATATCGAGCTGCAATTCGAACCCGTTTAGAAAACCAAGAAAATCTAACTATCTTTCAACAGGCCTGTGATGACCTGATCGTTGAAAATGATCAAGTGGTTGGTGTGGTTACTCAAATAGGCTTAGAACTGCGTGCCCGTAGCGTAGTATTAACCGTAGGGACTTTCTTAGGTGGAATGATCCATATTGGCTTAAATCACCATTCAGGAGGACGAGCAGGCGATCCACCGTCTCTTGCTTTAGCTCAACGTTTACGTGAATTACCATTGCGTGTAGATCGACTTAAAACCGGTACACCACCACGTATTGATGCTCGTAGTATTGATTTTTCTCAAATGCAAGCTCAACCGGGTGACACTCCTACACCGGTATTTTCCTTTTTAGGAAAAGTTACCGATCATCCACAACAGATCCCTTGCTATATCACTCATACCAATGAGAATACTCACGACATCATTCGCGGTGGCTTAGATCGTAGTCCTATGTTTACTGGAGTGATCGAGGGTACTGGACCTCGTTACTGTCCATCGATTGAAGATAAAGTCACTCGCTTTGCTGACAAAAATTCGCACCAGATCTTTATTGAGCCTGAGGGCTTAACCACCCACGAAGTGTATCCAAACGGTATTTCAACCAGTTTGCCTTTTGATGTTCAGGTGGCTTTAGTACATTCAATGAAAGGCCTGGAGAATGCTCATATAACCCGTCCAGGTTATGCCATTGAATATGACTTCTTTGATCCTCGAGACTTAAAACAAAGTCTTGAAAACAAATACTTAAAAGGTTTGTTCTTTGCAGGACAAATTAACGGTACTACCGGTTATGAAGAAGCCGGCGCTCAAGGCTTAATCGCCGGTGCTAACGCAGCCTTGTATGCTCAAGGCAAAGAAGCTTGGTCACCGCGTCGCGATCAAGCGTACATGGGCGTATTAATCGATGATTTGGCCACACTAGGCACCAAAGAACCCTATCGCATGTTTACCAGCCGTGCCGAATACCGTTTATTGCTGCGTGAAGACAACGCCGATGTACGCTTAACTGAGCAAGGTCATCAACTTGGTTTGGTCGACGAGCAACGTTGGCAGTTATTCAACCAAAAAATGGAAGCGGTTGAGCAAGAACGTCAACGTTTGAAAGATACTTGGGTGCATACCGCTTCGACTCAATTAGCCGATCTGAATCCTTTACTAAAAAATCCAATTACTCGAGAGCATTCACTAGAAGAATTGATCCGTCGTCCTGAACTTAGCTATCAGCAACTCATGCAAATTGAAGGTTTTGGTCCAGGCTTAGATTTGCCCGCCGCAGCAGAGCAAGTTGAGATCCAAATTAAGTACGACGGTTATATTAAACGCCAGCTGGAAGAAATTAAGAAAACCCAAAAGCACGAAAATACCTTACTACCCGTTGATCTTGATTACTCTAAAATCAGTGGACTGTCTAACGAAGTCGTGGCTAAGTTAAGCAATGCTAGACCGGAAACTATTGGTAAAGCAGCGCGTATTTCAGGTGTTACCCCTGCTGCGGTATCATTGCTATTGGTGTATTTGAAAAAACACGACTTAGCACGTAAGTCGGCTTAG
- the mioC gene encoding FMN-binding protein MioC, with protein sequence MDIEIIVGSTLGSAEYVADELEALLKEQHQVKIHLDAEFSELNQQALWLICSSTHGAGDVPDNLQPFYQYLLKQQPDLSAVSYTVVAIGSSSYDTFCGAGKDLDLLLESLAATRLKPRLEIDVDLEPVPEEPAAAWLESWKNELN encoded by the coding sequence GTGGATATAGAAATCATTGTGGGCTCAACTCTTGGTTCTGCAGAATATGTGGCAGATGAATTAGAAGCCCTATTAAAGGAACAACACCAGGTCAAAATTCACTTAGATGCTGAGTTTTCAGAGCTTAATCAGCAAGCGCTTTGGTTAATTTGCAGCTCAACTCATGGTGCGGGTGATGTACCAGACAACCTTCAACCTTTTTACCAATATTTACTCAAGCAACAACCGGATCTTTCAGCTGTTAGCTATACCGTAGTCGCTATTGGTAGCAGTAGTTACGATACCTTCTGTGGAGCAGGAAAAGATCTAGACCTACTGCTGGAAAGTTTAGCTGCCACTCGACTAAAACCGCGTTTAGAAATCGATGTTGATCTTGAACCAGTGCCAGAAGAACCTGCCGCAGCATGGTTAGAAAGCTGGAAAAACGAACTAAATTGA